CTGCACTTTAACTTGAAGTGATGTGATGTTGCAGTGGGCTACCTCTCACATATTGCTGTTGTTCCATTATGGATGCAAAGTGGGAAGGTCATTCTTTGGTTATCCTTTGACTGCGTAGTGTCAGCCAATGTGACCTGACACTGAGCAGAACTTCTGGACATTGAACAACGTTTGAGGATTTGGGGgaagtattttttgtttttgtttttttaaaatcaaaactgtAGTGAAAAGGCACGTTTGGGACACACTGAGTGTATACATGGGAGTGGATACATGGGACTTGGATTATGCTACATGCGTATTTTATTTGGAGTATTTGGTTGAAGTATCTTTCAGCCAACCTCTTGGTTTCAGCTGTAATGCTCCAGTTCATTCAGCACAATGGTGGAGAATGACTGAGCCTGTAGACTACAAGTGCATTTGCTGTTGGTTCGAATGGTTGTTGAACATTTTATGCCTTTTAGTGActgtagagagatgacaggaaatgaggggagagagagagagagatggggtaTAAAATTACTTTTGAAGATAAAAAAATGTGGGAGGGTCATTGGCAATATTGGCAATTCTGCTTGAAGTAAAAGACAGGGTACGATCCAATAATCTTTGAGGTCACAACATGGGTAGTAAAAGTAAGCAAATTAAAGTGAACGAGTATAATCAGTAAaatgaatttaataaaaagttaaaatgcatttttgaataAATGTCCCTTTTAgtgtgtcaaattattgatgtgttaatgtgtaagcaatgttttaatgtttagtaGTTTGAACTTAGATAGTATATAATGTTTTTCAcatgacttgttttttttgtacttaCAATattaatttgcaaaaaaagaTTTACAGCTGTATACGTATAAATGTGATGGAGTAAACATCAAAATAGTCCCTTCTAAAACACCTTGGAATCAAAGCCTcccaaaaaggaaaaacatacCTCAAGACTGTACTTAAGTTACAGTAttggagtaaatgtactttccgaCTCTGCTCATTTCAAGTTCATGCAATTCTCCAATTCTATATCAGTGCAACTGCTGGGTTCATAGTATCAGTGAGAGGAGTATTGGCTTTGAAACTAACATGGATCAATTCTttacttttctacttttgaTGTAACCATCAGAAGTTAGTATATAGTGCCTGAAAAACAGGACGAGTGCAACAGCGAACCTCAGAATCACCTCAACAATCGCATAACTTTATGTGCTCTCACAGTCATTCTGCTGGCTAATGAAGATTGGCACAGTCTCATTATGCTCAACAGAAACACCCCAGGAGACATTTTCTAGTTTAATTTAGAATTCCCACATCCAGAATCCCCACTATTATATGAGATATGAAGTGAGCAAAACAGTTTCTATGGAAACCgcccctctcccctcctcacccACAGCTCCCCTTTAGCCCCCTCATtgcttcctccctctccctacCTCTTGCTCTTCTTCCTTCCCTCTCCCTTCTAAATTATAGAGCAGGGGGGTACCTCTTTTCAAAATCTCTTCCTCTGAATAGGGATGTGGGTGTGCATCTGCCCATATGACAAATTCACAGAGGAGGAACGAGGGGGCGGCTGGAGACACAGCAATGTAAGCAGCGGCAACAGTGAggtaaacagaaaacacaaacttaGAGGACAAACGGAGGGAGTTTGAGGGTAACATGTACACATGAAGTCTGTTAGAGTTGTGCTGTTGAGGATGACGTGACAAGAACTATTCAAGGGTCAATTAACCATGACAAGGACTGTGTGAGTAGTAATAGGGATTAATGGTGCCTAATTCAGTACAGTTTTagtaatacacacaaacacacacataaagagaaagaacaaagcAAGAGTACCACTCAAGGACTGCCACCACACATCAGATCTGACCACCAAAAGGAGATCTAAATATGAATGATGGGTACAGTAGGTTAGTACAAGTCGATCTAAACAGTAGACCCAGAACAGAGAGAGGTGGTGATGTTATTGGCCGTTTCTCTGAATGATTTCCTGAATTATTAAACATGttggaaagaaagtgaaaatgctATGTTAGGAGTTTTTCTTTCTGGTTTGTAAGAGACTCTTTCAGCTCTAAATCTGGTCAAATTTTACTCCTAACTATAGCATGCACTTTGTAGCTGCACCCAACCCTAAATGGAGAAAAAATCCACTGTGTAAGTTTGCTGCCATTGAATAAAAGCAATGTCATTGTTACAttgataaatatatttacaacatAAATCTGAACTATGTAAAAGTCATACAGAGATGTTTTAAATCCTTAAAAATTACTTAGATTGTAGAGAATATATAGGCTTGTAAAAATTGTGATAATGCACAAGTTTTAAAAGGAAGCTCCAGGTGATTCATTTGAACTCTGCATGACTGTCAAAGTGATTATTAATTACCTTAAGCCTCgttttaaaaataatcacaGCTTTTACCAGCTACAGTGTCAGTGCTCACAGCTGAGGGGAGCCTTTGCCATATAGCGTTGGTGGTTTTGAACAGAGTCAGACACTAAATGACTGGGTaccattacaaaaaaaaaaaaaaaaaaaaaaaagatgggcTATATATGATGGGAGAAAAGGAGCAGACAAACTGTTCAGATCACACAGTCCAGCATCTGAGGAGGAGATGACCAGGCCGAAATACTCCTCAGGGCAGACcggtctgtgtgtatgtataaatagctactaatcaggcctgggtgtcaGATTAGTTCCCATAACCTTTTGCTCAGCACACGCTCATTACGGTAGCCTACGTATGGGTCAGCTCTGTCCAGAGGATGTCCTCTACAGTACATTTGTCTTGAATAAATCACCCATTGGAGACTAATAAAGCATACTTTTATTGCACATTTTATACATAATTGTCTCTTTCTTCGTCTTCTTGCCTGCCTCTTCATCGTTTACTTATAACTCATATATGAACACTTGTGCTTGAGAATAATACTCAACTTGAACCACCCAGTGACAGAAAAAGGGACCAGGCTCTGTGCTGGATGCTTCAGGGGTGTTTAAAGAAGCTGTGTACTCTTTGTTGGTGTGCAGTGCCCCCTCACTTCTCTGCACCACCACGGTTGCTCTCTAAGTAGGCTGAAAGCATTTTCTCTGTAATCTCAGGTACCCTGTGCTGATGTTACTGCATCAAACATGAGAGTAGGATGCGGGGGGGGCAGGATGCATGTGATGCCCAAATTCAGCTGCAATTTGTGGATTAAGAGGGAGGAcaaaggaggaggtggagacgGTGGGATTTGATAGGAAGGGAGACACCGAGTGATGAGAAATGGGGGGCGAGCGGTTTTAGGTTTTGACAGTGATTCAGATAGCAGAATTAGGAAGAAAGGGGGGCAGGTTGAGCGGAAGTGTCAGGGAACGGTGAAGACAGAGAGGGTGGAGagtattttaaaacactgaaaagcaTGTGTACAATGCTACAAGCCCTCACTGGATAAAAAAAGGTGTTGGGGTGAGATTCTTTTAGGATCACAAATTAAGGTTTGGTTTGCAAAAGCACCCATGTGACATTGTATGCCAGTCTGACTGTGGCATTTACCTAAAGagataatgttccatttgcaTTCAACAAAATCTTTGATGTTCATTCCAAAAACACATCTCaatcacatttaaatgtgaataaCACAAATAGAAACAGCACATCACACAGCCGGAGGAGACTCAAAACAAAGATGTAAGTGCAAGGTGGATAATGATGAAGGTTTAAGGTTCAGACAATGGCAGAGGAGAAGTTAACATTTTTAATCTGGTTTTAAAGGTAGATCGATCTTTCTATACAGTCTGTGAGATACCACCCTCCTGGTTTAGGGGTTAAGACCATGAACTGTAATGTCCCCAGTTTGAATCTGGCTGAGGAACTTTGTTGCAACTCTCTCCACTATTGCTATCTGATGAAGGTATAAAATGTCTCCAAACATGATCATAAtaaatttgactacttttagACCAACTGAATAAATAGATATGAATAGGCTAAATGATTCAGTATTTCTCCCACTGAATTTTATTCCTGGCAGCGTGGGGAGGGCTTTGAAACAGCGTGTAGACCTTAATGCTGGGAAATAAAATGGCAAAGCTTCATTGCACTGGTTTGTGATTTCCATAAGTCTCGTGGAACGAACGAGAGTAATCTGATActggaaaacagagacaaaaagttatgttaaagagaaaaaaatggaaatctgtttcagttctttttttaatgattttccTCCTATGGAAACCAATGGTGTTCTAGCTCCTTATTGCCTGCAGCATATCGCCATCTGCTGTTTTTCTAAGGGCTGTACTTCTTGAGGATGGCCCACAACACAGCCGTGCAGCGGCCAGTCGTCGCATTTGCATCAAGTTGGCCAGAGAAAGTCAAGCAACACCGGAAAATACGGGATTTTGCCTTACAAAACGGTGACATCATTTAAAATAACGAATCGCCTGACAATATTCACCAATGTTGTATACTTGATTAACTTAATCACGAACTTAATCATGAACTTAATCAACttaatatatatgatattgGTTAACTCTCAAAATAAGACCGCGTGTTGACCAGTGCGAATTTTACCTTGAAAAACCGGAACCGGAACCGGATACAGATGTTTGATCGAGGCGAGCTTGACGCTGAGTCCTGCTGTGCCAGCTGTCAGCCACGTCACCTCCCCTGAAGAAACTTTCCTCTCGGACCACTGCAGACACAGCAGAGTCTGGGAGCGGACTCAGAAGACATCATATCGCTGCATCTACATGCGTCTAAATACCGAACCAACGAGCAGCCGGACACGCTTCTCTGTGCAGCTTATTTATCTTTTAGCTTTTTAActcttcttttcatttatttatttatttttgcactcTCAGAGCGTGTTTTGCTTCTTGTGTCTGAACCACCCTGCCCTGTCTCCTGAGGACGTGGAAGGCCTGTGAGGAGTCGTATCAAGGTTTTGTTATTGAAGCGGAAAGTTAACAACATGAACGTGTTCCGTCTGGCGGGTGACGTGTCACATCTGGTGGCTATCATTATCCTGTTACTGAAGATATGGAAGTCCAGATCctgtgctggtaggcggatacAGTCTATGgctgacactgacactgacatcACTGCACTTTAACTTAACTGGAGACTGGTGTGATCGCACAGCCTCACCACAGCAGTATGCACGCAGTTGTACAGTATGGAGATACAGACGCGAACCCAGTGGTCGCAAATACAGAGTGAGACGTTTTTGTAGATATCCGTGCATTATGGAGGGTGTTTGCATTATGCTGAGTAGTTCTGCAGGAGTGGACGCGACGTGGCAATGTTAACAAACCAATCTGCTGCCCGCTCCACCTATTATACAGCAGCCTGCATCTTTAAAGCAAACTAAAGCTGCAGTGCAGCTCTCTTCTTTTGCTGCTAAATTAAAAAATTGGGGGAAATACAACATTTTCTTCTCATCATATCTGTGACCAGAGAGTCAGCTGCTCTCGACTGCACATTAGACAGTGATTaaactggttttattttatttatttatatctcTGTAGGCGTCTCTGGGAAGTCCCAGGTGCTGTTTGCACTTGTCTTCACCACCAGGTACCTTGACTTGTTCACGGTCTTCATTTCTCCTTACAACACGGTCATGAAGGTAAGAGTGTAGGATCACACACAGGTTTCACACATACTGTGacacgcgtgcacacacacatgcaccagcTCATACATCTCAATCcaggttcacacacacatatgcagtaaGCGGGCGGCAGTCAGTTAGACCTGCAACCACTGGCAGTTTGCATGTCTTACTTCTTAACAGTGTTTCACAGCGTTTACATGGATTTTCATGGCCAATGATTGATGTTCGACTCTGCTCTCAGGTGGTGTTCCTGGCTCTGTCCTATGCTACCGTGTACCTGACCTACATGCGCTTCAGGAACACGTACGACTCTGAGAACGACACTTTCCGTGTGGAGTTCCTGTTGGTGCCAGTCATCGGGCTGTCCTTCCTGGAAAACTATGCTTTCACCCCAATGGAGGTAAATAAGCACCCAGACAGTATCTTCAAAACACTTTTGGGTCCGGGTGTAGAAAAGTTTGAAAAACTCTTGTGTCATAACATCACTCAGGGCTTATGAACATGCAGCTTGAGGGACTTATGGTCAGTTTaagttcagtttttattaatgtatatgtatatatgcatataaaGGCCGCCCCAAACAATACACCTCTCTTCATTTGTACTTTTAACTCATGAGTTTAAGAGTTTAACTTCAGCAGAACTCATGTGTCTCCCTCCTGCTGATTCCATCCAGATCCTGTGGACCTTCTCCATCTTCCTGGAGGCGGTGGCCATAATGCCGCAGCTCTTCATGATCACCAAGACCGGCGAGGCGGAGTCCATCACCACCCACTACCTGTTCTTCCTTGGCCTCTACCGAGCCCTCTACATAGCCAACTGGGTGTGGCGTTACCACACCGAGGGCTTCTTCGATCAGATCGCCGTGGTGTCC
This genomic interval from Siniperca chuatsi isolate FFG_IHB_CAS linkage group LG21, ASM2008510v1, whole genome shotgun sequence contains the following:
- the kdelr3 gene encoding ER lumen protein-retaining receptor 3, with translation MNVFRLAGDVSHLVAIIILLLKIWKSRSCAGVSGKSQVLFALVFTTRYLDLFTVFISPYNTVMKVVFLALSYATVYLTYMRFRNTYDSENDTFRVEFLLVPVIGLSFLENYAFTPMEILWTFSIFLEAVAIMPQLFMITKTGEAESITTHYLFFLGLYRALYIANWVWRYHTEGFFDQIAVVSGVVQTIFYCDFFYLYVTRVLRGRGKMSLPMPV